The following are encoded together in the Diabrotica undecimpunctata isolate CICGRU chromosome 7, icDiaUnde3, whole genome shotgun sequence genome:
- the LOC140446582 gene encoding uncharacterized protein produces MTIEEVAQAVALGRRKTTSQVEDRFLSLQALGDRTLSAPIITEKQQLDCEDRDNSSFNIPLTLDELNFALNTAKNSAPGSDNTPLVFLEKLPDNAKYLSLTNVMCKVMEKIVNKILLWILEENHLLVNEQSGFQQNRTTTDNLINLESDILESFANTQETIAVFIDITKAFDTACRYDIIRSLHTWNIKASNYSLVSGRLYADDLVLVSSGKNISSVQRHLQTSLHELENWSKKTGLQFSLSKSKCLLFSKKRDPIKPQLKLCNQILNYADEIRFLGMIFDTKLTWKKHILRIKKTCQNGINLMKTVSNKNYGADYNCLIQVYKTLIRSKIDYGSIVYTSAKEYLLHHLDIIQNTALRIATGAFRTSPIESLRAETGEQSLKYRRMHLSLTYANPNNPSRSNIFTDRFKNLYTENRNMKPPFYERVRQTLKTLQIPIPNTYSNFIEIPPSWTLSIPQSDTFLNIFRENDTPHSLIKNTFINKLTKFSKSYHIYTDASKTSTGVGAAVITPNITLEYKLPSLSCIHTGELYAIYQALVYMNSSNISNALIITDSLSSINTINQLYTKHPIALLIKKKLATIQNNNYTVQFLWVPSHIGL; encoded by the exons atgacaatAGAAGAGGTAGCACAGGCTGTAGCTTTAGGTAGACGAAAaaccacaagtcaagttgaagatcgcTTTCTTAGTTTACAAGCGTTAGGCGATCgtacattatcagcacca ATCATCACAGAAAAACAACAGCTCGATTGTGAAGATAGAGATAATAGTTCCTTCAATATTCCTTTAACCTTAGATGAACTTAACTTTGCCCTTAATACTGCCAAAAACTCTGCTCCTGGATCCGATAATACACCATTAGTATTCTTGGAAAAACTGCCAGACAATGCTAAGT ACCTATCTCTCACCAATGTAATGTGCAAAgtcatggaaaaaatagttaataaaatattgCTATGGATATTAGAAGAAAATCACCTCCTGGTTAATGAGCAAAGTGGATTTCAACAAAATCGAACTACTACTGATAACCTCATTAATTTAGAATCTGATATTCTTGAATCTTTCGCGAACACGCAGGAAACTATTGCAGTATTCATAGACATTActaaagcatttgacacagcATGCCGTTACGATATTATCAGATCATTACACACTTGGAATATTAAAG CATCAAACTACAGCTTAGTTAGTGGCAGATTATATGCGGATGATCTGGTATTAGTATCTTCAGGAAAAAACATCTCATCAGTACAGCGTCACTTACAAACCTCACTTCATGAACTCGAAAACTGGTCGAAGAAAACAGGATTGCAGTTTTCACTCAGCAAATCAAAGTGTTtgttattttcaaaaaaacgTGATCCGATTAAACCGCAATTAAAATTATGTAACCAAATCCTGAATTATGCCGATGAGATTAGATTCTTAGGGATGATTTTTGATACGAAACTCACATGGAAAAAACACATTCTACGAATAAAAAAAACATGCCAAAATGGAATTAATCTTATGAAAACTGTTTCTAATAAAAACTATGGAGCTGACTATAACTGCTTAATTCAGGTTTATAAAACCCTTAttagatcaaaaatagattaCGGTTCCATAGTATATACATCTGCTAAAGAATACTTATTACACCACCTTGACATAATTCAAAATACAGCATTAAGAATAGCTACAGGAGCATTTCGGACTAGCCCAATAGAAAGTTTACGAGCAGAAACTGGAGAGCAATCACTTAAATATAGAAGGATGCACTTATCTCTCACATACGCTAATCCAAACAATCCATCTAGAAGTAACATATTTACTGATCGTTTTAAAAACCTATATACTGAAAATAGGAACATGAAACCGCCATTCTACGAAAGAGTTAGGCAAACCcttaaaactttacaaattccGATACCAAATACCTATTCCAACTTCATAGAAATTCCTCCTTCTTGGACATTAAGCATTCCTCAATCCGATACATTCTTAAATATCTTCAGAGAGAACGATACTCCACACtccttaataaaaaatactttcatCAACAAACTAACAAAATTTTCTAAATCCTATCATATATACACAGACGCTTCTAAAACATCTACTGGAGTTGGGGCAGCTGTCATTACTCCAAATATTACACTTGAGTATAAACTGCCATCCCTAAGCTGTATACATACTGGCGAGCTATACGCCATCTATCAAGCTCTCGTTTATATGAACTCCAGCAATATATCCAATGCTCTTATAATTACCGATTCCCTCAGTTCCATCAACACCATTAACCAACTGTACACGAAGCATCCAATTGCTCTTCTAATCAAAAAAAAACTAGCTACCATTCAAAACAATAACTATACTGTACAATTCCTATGGGTTCCTTCACACATTGGCCTCTAA